Genomic DNA from Parambassis ranga chromosome 10, fParRan2.1, whole genome shotgun sequence:
gaaaaaaacatcacatgagCTTTCTACGTGCGCGCGCGCGTACACGCACAGGTTACAGATGCCTCTTATCAATAACATCCATCATGGGCAGCCTTGGTAAATTGGGGTCATCGCCCTGCACGTCGCCAAGACGAGCAGGCAGGTGGGTCTCAGGTGAAACGTGACGTCACGCTGATACTCTTGAACTCCTCGGCAGTAAATCTATAAAGGTGTGTAGTTTGACAGCACAGGTAGCCTGAACCTTAGACTGGAGTGGCTAACAGAGCGCCGGAGCCTGCTGGGTATAAACACGGAGGCCTAACATGCGTCAGGAGGTTTGATTCACCGAGGTCTGCCTACAGAGTCACCCCAGGACACCGGCATGTACCCCAGCTCACCGTCGGTCCGACACCCGGCTCAGACACTGACACTGAACAGTCAGTACATTCCGTCTCCGTATGACTTCACCGGTTATCATCATCACGTCTCTGGAGTCGGTGACCCGTCGACAAGTGCATGGAACCCCGTTTACGCCCCTCGGGAGGAGTATCCATACAGCTTCCAGGGTTCGACCCCCGGCGGGCCGCAGGTCAGCTTCACCTCTCCGGACCTGAGCGGCGCGCCCACCGCGGCTGGAGGGGGGTCGCTCGCCCCGTACAACATTATCTCCGGACAGGACCCTTTCAGTACCAGGACGAGACCACATGAGTCCATCAGACAGACAGTCTCAGGTGGGACCTTTATTAATCGCACCaatcaaacacaagcttatCACTGTGTAGGTTTATTACACACTATTTGTTAATCCATCTAAACAAATTCATTAAAGCACCTGATTAGGCTGAGATGTGGAGCAGTTTGAACACGTTCTGGTTTATCTTTGGGTTCGTCACTTATCAgttattttaaatgtcacacaAGTTTATTAACAGGAAATACACAACTCTGATAAGGCTGCATGGAGTAACTGTTTAGACGGGAACCATTTCAACACAAATTGAGACTGACTGCACTCACACATTCATAAAGCTGCTCGCCTCTCCCTTTCCGCCAGCACGGTGTGTGGATGTCAACACTAAGCCAATAGTGCAGGCCTCAAAGTCTGCACAAGTGTCACTCCCCACCCTCTCTGTCCACTGGGTGGGTGCAGAGTGACAAACTAGAGAGATAACGGTGGCACAGTGCAGGAAGTCTGCAGAAATCAGACTAAATCTACCCAGCCTGGGAACGCTCgggcctgcctgtgtgtgtgtgcctcaatCGATGCTGTCAAATTTTCTAATCAATAGCTAACTCTGACTCACAGTTTCCTAAGtgaatatgagtgtg
This window encodes:
- the cdx1a gene encoding homeobox protein CDX-1a, translated to MYPSSPSVRHPAQTLTLNSQYIPSPYDFTGYHHHVSGVGDPSTSAWNPVYAPREEYPYSFQGSTPGGPQVSFTSPDLSGAPTAAGGGSLAPYNIISGQDPFSTRTRPHESIRQTVSGGKTRTRDKYRVVYTDRQRLELEKEFQYNRYITMRRKSELSMALSLSERQVKIWFQNRRAKERKINRKRLQHSQQASTTTPTPPVLGGHADPHVAASPSSNILSDTITEKY